A single window of Synechococcus sp. C9 DNA harbors:
- a CDS encoding folylpolyglutamate synthase/dihydrofolate synthase family protein has product MTNHPDSNSEIELFFQGLQRFGITLGLERIQALLDHLGKPQDQVPVIHVTGTNGKGSVCAYLASILTACGYRTGLYISPHLIAYQERIQINHKPIELADWWRILQQIKQVVETHNISITEFEAITAMMWIYFAEQQVDIAVVEVGLGGRLDATNVVLHPLVTVITSIGLDHQERLGPQLTDIAREKAGILKPNCPLVRGPVPPSAAQVIDAQAHALHCPVIVVNQPVNCADQYLDFCGHNYPIPLAGAHQFVNAQIALEVISQLRQKGWKLPVFQVQQGIANTHWPGRLQWVHWQGKKILLDGAHNPQAAQILRQYIDEQNFPPVHWIIGLLKTKDAVEILHHLLRSGERVSFVPIPGHHYHETAYLNDLAQRICPGIFSQTYADSCSVLSAIAPSDITVICGSLYLIGQVLKFITS; this is encoded by the coding sequence GTGACGAATCATCCAGATAGTAACTCAGAAATTGAATTATTTTTTCAGGGGTTACAACGCTTTGGTATCACCCTAGGCTTAGAGCGGATTCAAGCCCTGTTAGATCATCTGGGAAAACCGCAGGATCAGGTACCTGTGATTCATGTTACGGGTACCAATGGCAAGGGGTCTGTCTGTGCCTATTTAGCCAGTATTTTGACCGCCTGTGGTTATCGTACAGGACTTTATATTTCCCCGCATTTAATCGCTTATCAAGAGCGGATTCAAATTAATCATAAACCCATTGAACTAGCAGATTGGTGGCGGATTTTACAGCAGATTAAGCAAGTGGTTGAAACCCATAACATTTCCATTACTGAATTTGAAGCCATTACTGCGATGATGTGGATTTATTTCGCTGAACAACAAGTAGATATTGCCGTGGTCGAAGTAGGTTTGGGGGGGCGATTGGATGCTACTAATGTTGTGCTTCACCCTCTAGTGACTGTCATCACATCTATTGGTTTGGATCATCAGGAACGTTTAGGCCCTCAGTTAACAGATATTGCCCGGGAAAAAGCGGGTATTCTTAAGCCCAATTGTCCCCTGGTGCGTGGGCCAGTTCCCCCCTCGGCGGCTCAAGTGATTGATGCCCAAGCCCATGCCCTCCATTGCCCAGTGATTGTGGTAAATCAGCCCGTGAATTGTGCAGATCAATACCTTGATTTTTGTGGGCACAATTATCCTATTCCCCTGGCAGGAGCGCATCAATTTGTGAATGCTCAAATTGCCCTGGAAGTAATTAGCCAATTGCGGCAAAAAGGATGGAAGTTACCAGTATTTCAAGTCCAGCAGGGAATCGCCAATACCCACTGGCCGGGGCGTTTGCAATGGGTGCATTGGCAGGGGAAAAAAATCCTCTTGGATGGGGCGCACAATCCCCAGGCGGCTCAGATATTGCGCCAATATATTGATGAGCAGAATTTCCCACCAGTGCATTGGATCATCGGTTTATTAAAAACTAAAGATGCGGTTGAAATCCTGCACCACCTATTACGTTCTGGAGAGCGGGTGAGTTTTGTGCCCATTCCCGGTCATCATTACCACGAAACCGCCTATCTCAATGACCTAGCGCAACGCATTTGTCCAGGGATTTTCAGCCAAACTTATGCCGATAGTTGTAGTGTTTTATCAGCTATTGCCCCTAGTGATATAACCGTTATCTGCGGTTCTTTATATTTAATCGGTCAGGTACTCAAATTCATTACATCTTAA
- a CDS encoding 2OG-Fe(II) oxygenase, producing the protein MDFIPLDQDIFFVPGVFSPKICQHIIEIINSQELKMAGILLDTVDTQIRASDILNLGGEQPLLKSTNQLLMACLLPVQKFLHRTYGIGFYDMESISILRYQPGQFYQRHVDNVLLNSRRMEIAQGIPTRDVGIVGYLNEDFTGGETYFDRQGVTVKPQQGAVVVFPAYYTHPHQSLPVQSGVKYAMTTWLFHSH; encoded by the coding sequence ATGGATTTCATTCCCTTAGACCAGGATATTTTTTTTGTTCCTGGGGTATTTAGCCCTAAAATTTGTCAGCATATTATTGAAATCATTAACTCTCAAGAACTAAAGATGGCGGGTATTTTACTGGATACGGTGGATACCCAAATTCGTGCCAGCGATATTCTCAATTTGGGTGGGGAGCAACCCTTACTTAAATCCACTAATCAACTGCTTATGGCCTGTTTATTACCGGTACAAAAATTCCTCCACCGCACCTATGGCATCGGTTTTTATGATATGGAATCTATTTCGATTTTGCGTTACCAACCGGGGCAATTTTATCAACGCCATGTGGATAATGTCTTACTAAACAGTCGGCGAATGGAAATAGCGCAGGGGATTCCCACGCGGGATGTGGGGATTGTGGGCTATTTGAACGAGGATTTTACCGGGGGAGAAACCTATTTTGACCGGCAGGGGGTAACTGTTAAACCGCAACAGGGGGCAGTGGTGGTTTTCCCAGCGTATTATACCCATCCACACCAGTCCCTGCCTGTACAATCGGGGGTCAAATATGCCATGACAACGTGGCTATTCCACAGTCATTAG
- a CDS encoding cysteine synthase A encodes MDIRNGFIETIGKTPLIRLNSLSEATGCEILGKAEFLNPGGSVKDRAAWSIIRDAEERGLLRPGGTVVEGTAGNTGIGLAHICNARGYRCLIVIPETQSQEKIDLLRLLGAEVKLVPAVPYRDPNNYVKVSARLAQEMDNAIWANQFDNLANRQAHYTTTGPEIWQQTDGKIHAWVAAIGTGGTFAGVSLYLKEKNPDIRCVVADPLGSAYFSYVKTGELKASGNSITEGIGNSRITANLENVPMDDALQITDLECVKMVYHLLWREGLFLGSSTGINVAAAVQLAHQLGPGHRIVTILCDGGARYQSRLFNQTWLREKGLWPAEWD; translated from the coding sequence ATGGACATCCGCAACGGATTTATTGAAACCATCGGCAAAACGCCTTTAATTCGCTTAAATTCTCTGAGTGAGGCGACTGGCTGTGAAATTTTGGGCAAGGCGGAATTTCTCAACCCCGGCGGCTCGGTGAAGGATCGGGCGGCTTGGTCCATCATCCGGGATGCGGAGGAACGGGGGCTACTGCGCCCTGGCGGTACGGTGGTGGAAGGCACGGCGGGGAATACGGGGATTGGTCTCGCCCACATTTGCAACGCCCGGGGGTATCGCTGTTTGATTGTGATTCCTGAAACCCAATCCCAGGAAAAAATTGACCTATTGCGATTACTGGGTGCGGAGGTGAAATTGGTTCCCGCCGTCCCCTATCGTGATCCGAATAACTACGTTAAAGTTTCCGCTCGGCTGGCACAGGAAATGGACAACGCCATCTGGGCAAATCAATTTGATAATCTGGCAAACCGGCAAGCGCATTACACCACGACGGGGCCAGAAATTTGGCAACAAACGGACGGAAAAATCCACGCTTGGGTGGCGGCAATTGGCACGGGGGGAACATTTGCAGGGGTTTCTTTATATTTGAAAGAAAAAAATCCCGACATTCGTTGTGTGGTTGCTGATCCCCTGGGAAGTGCCTATTTTAGTTATGTCAAAACCGGTGAATTGAAAGCATCAGGTAATTCCATCACCGAAGGAATTGGTAATTCCAGAATCACTGCCAATTTAGAAAATGTACCGATGGATGATGCGCTACAAATTACCGATTTAGAATGTGTAAAAATGGTATATCATCTCCTGTGGCGAGAGGGGTTATTTTTGGGCAGTTCGACTGGCATTAATGTGGCCGCTGCGGTGCAATTAGCGCACCAATTGGGGCCGGGACATAGAATTGTAACGATTTTGTGCGATGGTGGTGCCCGTTACCAATCCCGTTTATTCAATCAAACTTGGTTACGGGAAAAAGGACTTTGGCCAGCGGAGTGGGATTGA
- a CDS encoding nucleoside triphosphate pyrophosphatase: MPNLPQLILASASPARLQLLRQIGLAPLVCPSGVDEGQFQNSDPVALVATLAEAKATEVATRFTPPAVVLGCDSLFELGGVIYGKPSDAATALAQLQHLSGSQGQLHTGHTLIDLTTGETLTRVATTQVFFSRLTSEQMQAYIHTGEPLQCAGAFALEGKGGIWVERITGCHSNVIGLSLPLFREMMSQLGYDLTGYW; encoded by the coding sequence ATGCCTAACCTCCCCCAGTTGATTTTAGCTTCCGCTTCCCCCGCCCGGTTGCAACTCCTGCGCCAGATTGGGCTGGCACCCCTGGTGTGCCCCAGTGGGGTGGATGAGGGACAATTTCAGAACTCCGACCCGGTGGCCTTGGTGGCAACCCTTGCCGAGGCGAAAGCGACCGAAGTGGCGACCAGATTTACCCCGCCAGCGGTGGTGTTGGGCTGTGATTCCCTGTTTGAGTTGGGGGGGGTGATTTATGGCAAACCTAGCGATGCGGCGACCGCCCTAGCGCAACTGCAACACCTCAGTGGGAGCCAGGGGCAATTGCATACCGGGCACACCCTCATTGACCTAACCACCGGCGAAACCCTCACCCGTGTCGCCACCACCCAAGTATTTTTTAGCCGGTTAACGTCAGAACAAATGCAGGCTTATATTCATACGGGGGAACCCTTACAATGTGCAGGGGCTTTTGCGCTGGAGGGAAAAGGCGGTATCTGGGTGGAACGGATCACCGGTTGTCATAGCAATGTGATCGGCTTGAGTTTGCCCCTATTCCGGGAGATGATGTCCCAACTCGGTTATGACCTTACCGGGTATTGGTGA
- a CDS encoding thioesterase family protein, with protein MRADWFVYPVQVYPQDTDYAGVAWHGSYVHWLEQARVAWLQGRGLNFGDLVAAGCDLPVVDLSIRYQKPVFLGEEILVKARPRPRQGVRLVWDYELTRQGEIVCTAMVALAPLERRTGKLYRRLPPLLAQALDA; from the coding sequence ATGAGGGCGGATTGGTTTGTGTACCCGGTGCAGGTCTATCCCCAGGACACGGACTATGCGGGGGTGGCGTGGCACGGGAGTTATGTGCATTGGCTGGAGCAGGCACGGGTGGCCTGGTTGCAGGGGCGGGGCTTGAATTTTGGGGATTTGGTGGCCGCCGGTTGCGATTTACCCGTGGTGGATTTGTCCATCCGCTACCAAAAACCCGTTTTCTTGGGCGAAGAAATCCTGGTCAAAGCCCGTCCCCGTCCCCGCCAAGGGGTGCGGTTGGTCTGGGATTACGAACTGACCCGTCAAGGGGAAATCGTTTGTACCGCCATGGTGGCGTTGGCGCCCCTGGAACGCCGTACTGGCAAACTCTACCGCCGTTTACCCCCCCTGCTTGCCCAAGCCCTGGATGCCTAA
- a CDS encoding FHA domain-containing protein, with protein MDEPIYVQLSWNDPTTGAATQHHYAPPIAFGREYEQMPSRLGGKPVNRVVLPDKQVSRYHALISSSGDQVILTDRSANGTGLNGETLHQTSRVLHDQDVIRLGSHRITVTLLTTGDPNATQITAPTTATPAMVAAKRGRSNSGMMIVLALILIVAAAAATWGLVSMVLEQYRPKTPSTSHVPSQPVGGV; from the coding sequence ATGGATGAACCCATCTATGTCCAGTTGAGTTGGAATGACCCGACGACGGGGGCGGCGACCCAGCATCATTATGCGCCACCGATAGCGTTTGGGCGGGAATATGAGCAAATGCCCAGCCGCCTGGGGGGAAAACCTGTGAACCGGGTGGTTCTGCCGGATAAACAAGTTTCCCGTTACCACGCTTTGATCAGCAGTAGCGGCGACCAGGTGATTTTGACCGACCGCAGTGCCAATGGGACGGGGCTAAATGGGGAAACCTTGCATCAAACCAGCCGGGTTTTGCATGACCAGGATGTGATCCGCCTGGGGAGCCACCGGATTACCGTGACCCTGCTGACCACCGGCGACCCCAATGCCACCCAGATTACGGCTCCTACTACAGCCACCCCGGCAATGGTAGCAGCCAAACGGGGGCGGAGTAATTCGGGCATGATGATTGTCTTAGCCTTGATTTTGATCGTGGCGGCGGCGGCGGCCACCTGGGGACTGGTGAGTATGGTGTTGGAACAGTATCGCCCCAAAACCCCCAGTACGTCCCATGTCCCATCCCAGCCGGTCGGGGGCGTATGA